One window of the Periophthalmus magnuspinnatus isolate fPerMag1 chromosome 6, fPerMag1.2.pri, whole genome shotgun sequence genome contains the following:
- the nfat5a gene encoding nuclear factor of activated T-cells 5a isoform X1, which translates to MPSDFISLLSTDIDLNSPKSLYSKESVYDLLPKELQLQPSSAQTDPASMSQQSGGEAGPPPSAALASDATSSTCSPATSSSLAVGAPCSGSSELLTVPKHMHSGEGTMEDAASASSRPNSSGSTAGGDLASGTSGLGVQQAQNTPSKRRPALSISPPPEDLFDDSQMSCQEEPTVSGPPPPESEHSSSMWADDSLSNFSLLSTVSYNDNNEVPRKSRKRTPRQRPGPKATPPEDSMDVFDADSAKAPHFVLSQLGSDKNSVLEPGSAVKGGILCGQFPLRSDDKELKILVQPETQHRARYLTEGSRGSVKDRTQQGFPTIKLEGVNEPVTLQVFVANDAGRVKPHGFYQACKVTGRNTTACTEVDIEGTTVIEIPLEPSNDMTLAVDCVGILKLRNADVEARIGVAGSKKKSTRARLAFRVNIPQPDGSVLTLQVPSSPILCTQPAGVPEILKKSLHSCSVKGGEEVFIIGKNFLKGTKVIFQENVTDDNSWQAEGKIDVDLFHQNHLIVTVPPFHNQSITSAVSVGIFVMTNAGRSHEAQPFTYTPDSVDNSIQTVKTEGTSLVKTCIFDEQIKTMSSEQTEGSSPLSKQEVTPMEVSSHASTDVFKPSSDTLSSVQQSLELTSSPLPVSESFQSPMPLQPEDVELPQAPAVFPSLDSLSTIQKQDIASSTAPFPVSGDTSIPPVTPEVPQQFLRDPQESPAPETSNSSGGVVVMALPQMAAPSQPQSQVSMFVQDGVAQLEQAVRELQAGNNSTLQQVLEAAVAQQQQLNSVLYSPTPSAESLQQHVQENMNSLRLGTNDSPLSTQQHLHLQQQHFQQQQQVLGNMQIQQQLNIQQNQNQVLNNMQLQDQQQQTQMLSNLQMQQQQQQHMMDNIQTQNMQVQSQQQSQLLNSLQLQQQQQIMDNIQQHNQSTVLGSMQSQPNVLGNMQSQPTVLGSMQIPDQQQQSQMLSDLQQQQVLEDLQQQLQAELLQPQGQQPVSLLQQAAGELLTIQTSFPSQPPSHSSPPQQLFQSPRPLAETQGTQQQVLLQNTINALTGGTLNSEQAPAGSTLYLSPNAPQQQQPQQLAFISSMETSSNQSQSVQMFQSQAQSQMSQMQQQSTPMEQQQSSQQATQQPTQLTLGQQTSLFQTLTNHSQPNAVPHSQLAQSQQTGLLLCTTNPQAITPAILFSTRAQGPAPIGGIGVGLSQSDTAEPMSFQDGSSGSNSASGSSQQASLFQEQQPMQVVPSSSSVQNSQPVELFLPSASLSNLQSTLRSQEVPNQATNSGPTIFVVQGGVSVVGNPGQQPPEQLFQTTVTGNVAPQTQTNLFVFGIQNDSQLLSSSGSTLPAQSQAQTATHMQSLLEQPMAQAPPSNPPTIHSGLQNSLQNSLQAQLQTAMQNTPIDSSITTPMQTNIPMQTNMQNPLQASISATSNMDKIEDLLESLQKQ; encoded by the exons ATGCCCTCTGATTTTATATCTCTCCTTAGCACGGATATCGACCTTAATTCTCCCAAATCTCTGTACTCTAAAG AATCAGTATATGACCTCCTCCCCAAAGAGCTCCAGCTCCAGCCATCGTCCGCCCAGACAGATCCAGCCTCCATGAGCCAGCAGAGCGGGGGAGAGGCGGGCCCTCCTCCCTCAGCAGCCTTAGCCTCTG ATGCCACCTCTTCCACCTGCAGCCCCGCCACTTCCTCCTCCCTGGCTGTTGGAGCACCATGCTCCGGCtcctccgagctcctcactgtCCCCAAGCACATGCACTCTGGAGAGGGGACCATGGAGGACGCGGCATCTGCCTCCAGTCGGCCAAACAGCAGTGGCTCCACTGCTGGTGGAGACTTGGCCTCTGGTACATCAGGACTGGGAGTACAGCAGGCTCAGAACACCCCCTCCAAACGAAGACCTGCACTCAGCATATCCCCACCTCCTGAGGACCTATTTGATGACAGCCAGATGTCCTGCCAAGAAGAACCTACTGTATCTGGGCCTCCACCTCCAGAGTCGGAGCACAGCAGTAGCATGTGGGCTGATGATTCCCTTTCCAACTTTAGCTTGCTCAGCACTGTGTCctacaatgacaataatgagGTCCCACGGAAGTCCAGAAAGAGGACGCCTCGCCAGCGGCCAGGCCCTAAAGCCACTCCCCCAGAGGACAGCATGGATGTGTTTGATGCAGATAGTGCCAAAGCTCCTCACTTTGTCCTTTCTCAGCTGGGCTCAGACAAGAACAG TGTCCTGGAGCCAGGCAGCGCAGTGAAGGGTGGGATACTGTGTGGCCAGTTTCCTTTGAGAAGTGACGACAAAGAGCTGAAGATCCTTGTGCAACCTGAAACCCAGCACAGAGCTCGCTACCTGACAGAAGGCAGCCGTGGGTCTGTCAAAGACCGCACACAGCAGGGTTTCCCCACCATCAAG TTGGAAGGTGTGAATGAACCAGTTACGCTGCAGGTTTTTGTGGCCAATGATGCAGGTCGTGTGAAGCCTCATGGTTTCTACCAGGCCTGTAAAGTCACTGGGCGAAACACTACAGCCTGCACAGAGGTGGACATTGAAGGCACCACTGTCATTGAGATTCCTCTGGAGCCCAGTAATGATATGACACTAGC gGTGGACTGTGTTGGAATCCTAAAGCTGCGTAATGCAGATGTGGAAGCCCGCATTGGTGTGGCAGGATCCAAGAAAAAGAGCACTCGAGCCAGACTGGCCTTCAGAGTGAACATCCCCCAGCCCGATGGATCTGTGCTCACTCTGCAGGTCCCATCATCTCCCATCCTCTGCA CCCAGCCCGCAGGTGTGCCTGAGATTCTGAAGAAGAGCCTTCACAGTTGCTCAGTGAAAGGTGGAGAAGAAGTTTTTATAATTGGAAAGAATTTCCTCAAAGGAACAAAAGTTATTTTCCAAGAAAATGTTACAG atgataATTCGTGGCAAGCTGAGGGAAAAATTGACGTGGACTTATTCCATCAG aatcaTCTGATAGTTACAGTCCCTCCATTTCACAATCAGTCAATTACTTCAGCTGTTTCTGTGGGAATATTTGTGATGACAAATGCTGGTAGATCACATGAGGCCCAGCCCTTCACCTACACTCCAGATTCAG TTGATAACTCAATCCAAACTGTAAAAACAGAAGGTACCTCATTGGTGAAAACGTGCATATTTGATGAGCAGATCAAAACCATGTCCTCTGAGCAGACAGAAGGATCTAGTCCCTTGTCTAAACAGGAGGTGACTCCAATGGAAGTGTCCAGCCACGCATCAACAGATGTGTTTAAG CCGTCCTCTGATACCCTCAGCTCTGTACAGCAAAGTCTTGAGCTCACCTCCAGCCCTCTTCCAGTTTCAGAGTCCTTCCAAAGTCCAATGCCCCTCCAGCCTGAAGATGTAGAACTGCCCCAAGCCCCCGCGGTCTTTCCAAGCCTGGATTCCCTGAGCACTATACAAAAACAGGACATTGCCTCCTCGACTGCGCCTTTCCCTGTGTCTGGAGACACCTCTATACCCCCGGTGACTCCAGAGGTGCCTCAGCAGTTCCTCCGTGACCCTCAGGAGAGCCCTGCTCCTGAGACGTCCAACAGCAGTGGGGGAGTGGTGGTGATGGCTCTGCCCCAAATGGCCGCACCCTCCCAGCCTCAGTCACAAGTGTCTATGTTTGTTCAGGACGGTGTGGCGCAGCTAGAGCAGGCAGTTCGGGAGCTCCAGGCTGGAAACAACAGCACCCTGCAGCAAGTTCTGGAGGCAGCTGTGGCTCAGCAGCAGCAACTTAACTCAGTGCTGTACAGCCCTACGCCTTCCGCAGAGTCTTTGCAGCAGCACGTCCAGGAGAATATGAACAGCCTCCGCCTGGGGACCAACGACAGCCCCCTCAGTACGCAGCAACATCTGCACTTACAGCAGCAGCActtccagcagcagcagcaggtgcTGGGCAACATGCAGATACAACAACAGCTCAACATTCAACAGAACCAGAACCAAGTTCTGAATAACATGCAGCTCCAGGATCAGCAGCAGCAAACCCAGATGCTTAGCAACTTACAAAtgcagcaacaacagcagcagcacatgaTGGACAATATtcaaacccaaaacatgcaggtCCAAAGTCAACAACAGAGCCAGTTACTCAACAGTCTCCAgctgcagcaacaacaacagattATGGACAACATACAGCAACACAACCAATCCACAGTCCTAGGAAGCATGCAGAGCCAGCCCAATGTCTTGGGGAACATGCAGAGCCAGCCCACTGTCCTGGGGAGCATGCAGATTCCagatcagcagcagcagagccagatGCTGAGTgacctccagcagcagcaggtgcTGGAGGACCTCCAGCAGCAGCTCCAAGCTGAGCTCTTGCAGCCCCAGGGGCAGCAGCCTGTGTCTCTGCTGCAGCAGGCAGCTGGAGAGCTGCTCACCATCCAGACCAGCTTTCCCTCTCAACCGCCGTCACACAGCTCTCCCCCACAGCAGCTTTTCCAGTCCCCCCGACCACTGGCTGAGACACAGGGTACGCAGCAGCAGGTGCTGCTGCAGAATACCATCAATGCTCTGACAGGAGGCACACTCAACTCTGAGCAGGCTCCTGCTGGCTCTACCTTATACCTCTCTCCCAATGCCCCGCAACAGCAGCAGCCACAGCAGCTTGCATTCATTTCTTCCATGGAGACCTCTTCCAACCAATCTCAGTCGGTTCAAATGTTTCAGTCCCAGGCCCAAAGTCAGATGTCACAGATGCAGCAGCAGAGCACCCCAATGGAGCAGCAGCAGTCTTCACAGCAAGCCACACAGCAGCCCACACAGCTTACACTGGGCCAGCAAACGTCTTTGTTTCAAACTCTTACAAACCACTCCCAGCCGAATGCCGTCCCCCATAGTCAGCTAGCCCAATCTCAGCAGACAGGTCTCCTACTCTGCACCACCAATCCACAAGCCATTACCCCAGCTATTCTTTTCAGCACTCGAGCCCAGGGCCCCGCACCAATAGGTGGCATTGGTGTTGGACTCTCCCAGTCTGATACGGCAGAGCCTATGTCTTTTCAAGATGGAAGCTCAGGCAGCAACTCTGCATCCGGCAGCAGCCAACAGGCAAGTCTGTTCCAAGAACAACAGCCAATGCAGGTGGTCCCAAGCTCTAGCAGTGTCCAGAACAGTCAGCCAGTAGAGCTGTTTCTTCCCTCAGCTTCATTGTCCAACCTGCAAAGTACCCTTAGGTCACAGGAGGTACCTAATCAGGCCACAAACAGTGGGCCAACAATCTTTGTGGTTCAGGGTGGTGTTAGTGTAGTAGGCAACCCTGGCCAACAGCCCCCCGAGCAGCTGTTCCAGACCACTGTCACAGGGAATGTGGCTCCACAGACCCAGACTAACCTGTTTGTGTTTGGCATTCAGAATG ACTCCCAGCTGCTCAGTTCCTCTGGAAGCACATTGCCAGCTCAGAGCCAGGCTCAGACTGCCACACACATGCAGAGCCTGTTAGAGCAGCCCATGGCTCAGGCGCCTCCCTCCAATCCCCCCACCATTCACAGCGGTCTGCAGAACTCTCTACAGAACTCCTTGCAGGCACAGCTTCAGACAGCCATGCAGAACACACCAATAGACTCTAGTATAACCACTCCCATGCAGACAAATATACCCATGCAGACTAACATGCAGAACCCTCTGCAAGCCTCCATATCTGCAACCTCCAATATGGATAAAATAGAAGACCTGTTAGAAAGCTTACAGAAGCAGTGA
- the nfat5a gene encoding nuclear factor of activated T-cells 5a isoform X2, whose protein sequence is MHSGEGTMEDAASASSRPNSSGSTAGGDLASGTSGLGVQQAQNTPSKRRPALSISPPPEDLFDDSQMSCQEEPTVSGPPPPESEHSSSMWADDSLSNFSLLSTVSYNDNNEVPRKSRKRTPRQRPGPKATPPEDSMDVFDADSAKAPHFVLSQLGSDKNSVLEPGSAVKGGILCGQFPLRSDDKELKILVQPETQHRARYLTEGSRGSVKDRTQQGFPTIKLEGVNEPVTLQVFVANDAGRVKPHGFYQACKVTGRNTTACTEVDIEGTTVIEIPLEPSNDMTLAVDCVGILKLRNADVEARIGVAGSKKKSTRARLAFRVNIPQPDGSVLTLQVPSSPILCTQPAGVPEILKKSLHSCSVKGGEEVFIIGKNFLKGTKVIFQENVTDDNSWQAEGKIDVDLFHQNHLIVTVPPFHNQSITSAVSVGIFVMTNAGRSHEAQPFTYTPDSVDNSIQTVKTEGTSLVKTCIFDEQIKTMSSEQTEGSSPLSKQEVTPMEVSSHASTDVFKPSSDTLSSVQQSLELTSSPLPVSESFQSPMPLQPEDVELPQAPAVFPSLDSLSTIQKQDIASSTAPFPVSGDTSIPPVTPEVPQQFLRDPQESPAPETSNSSGGVVVMALPQMAAPSQPQSQVSMFVQDGVAQLEQAVRELQAGNNSTLQQVLEAAVAQQQQLNSVLYSPTPSAESLQQHVQENMNSLRLGTNDSPLSTQQHLHLQQQHFQQQQQVLGNMQIQQQLNIQQNQNQVLNNMQLQDQQQQTQMLSNLQMQQQQQQHMMDNIQTQNMQVQSQQQSQLLNSLQLQQQQQIMDNIQQHNQSTVLGSMQSQPNVLGNMQSQPTVLGSMQIPDQQQQSQMLSDLQQQQVLEDLQQQLQAELLQPQGQQPVSLLQQAAGELLTIQTSFPSQPPSHSSPPQQLFQSPRPLAETQGTQQQVLLQNTINALTGGTLNSEQAPAGSTLYLSPNAPQQQQPQQLAFISSMETSSNQSQSVQMFQSQAQSQMSQMQQQSTPMEQQQSSQQATQQPTQLTLGQQTSLFQTLTNHSQPNAVPHSQLAQSQQTGLLLCTTNPQAITPAILFSTRAQGPAPIGGIGVGLSQSDTAEPMSFQDGSSGSNSASGSSQQASLFQEQQPMQVVPSSSSVQNSQPVELFLPSASLSNLQSTLRSQEVPNQATNSGPTIFVVQGGVSVVGNPGQQPPEQLFQTTVTGNVAPQTQTNLFVFGIQNDSQLLSSSGSTLPAQSQAQTATHMQSLLEQPMAQAPPSNPPTIHSGLQNSLQNSLQAQLQTAMQNTPIDSSITTPMQTNIPMQTNMQNPLQASISATSNMDKIEDLLESLQKQ, encoded by the exons ATGCACTCTGGAGAGGGGACCATGGAGGACGCGGCATCTGCCTCCAGTCGGCCAAACAGCAGTGGCTCCACTGCTGGTGGAGACTTGGCCTCTGGTACATCAGGACTGGGAGTACAGCAGGCTCAGAACACCCCCTCCAAACGAAGACCTGCACTCAGCATATCCCCACCTCCTGAGGACCTATTTGATGACAGCCAGATGTCCTGCCAAGAAGAACCTACTGTATCTGGGCCTCCACCTCCAGAGTCGGAGCACAGCAGTAGCATGTGGGCTGATGATTCCCTTTCCAACTTTAGCTTGCTCAGCACTGTGTCctacaatgacaataatgagGTCCCACGGAAGTCCAGAAAGAGGACGCCTCGCCAGCGGCCAGGCCCTAAAGCCACTCCCCCAGAGGACAGCATGGATGTGTTTGATGCAGATAGTGCCAAAGCTCCTCACTTTGTCCTTTCTCAGCTGGGCTCAGACAAGAACAG TGTCCTGGAGCCAGGCAGCGCAGTGAAGGGTGGGATACTGTGTGGCCAGTTTCCTTTGAGAAGTGACGACAAAGAGCTGAAGATCCTTGTGCAACCTGAAACCCAGCACAGAGCTCGCTACCTGACAGAAGGCAGCCGTGGGTCTGTCAAAGACCGCACACAGCAGGGTTTCCCCACCATCAAG TTGGAAGGTGTGAATGAACCAGTTACGCTGCAGGTTTTTGTGGCCAATGATGCAGGTCGTGTGAAGCCTCATGGTTTCTACCAGGCCTGTAAAGTCACTGGGCGAAACACTACAGCCTGCACAGAGGTGGACATTGAAGGCACCACTGTCATTGAGATTCCTCTGGAGCCCAGTAATGATATGACACTAGC gGTGGACTGTGTTGGAATCCTAAAGCTGCGTAATGCAGATGTGGAAGCCCGCATTGGTGTGGCAGGATCCAAGAAAAAGAGCACTCGAGCCAGACTGGCCTTCAGAGTGAACATCCCCCAGCCCGATGGATCTGTGCTCACTCTGCAGGTCCCATCATCTCCCATCCTCTGCA CCCAGCCCGCAGGTGTGCCTGAGATTCTGAAGAAGAGCCTTCACAGTTGCTCAGTGAAAGGTGGAGAAGAAGTTTTTATAATTGGAAAGAATTTCCTCAAAGGAACAAAAGTTATTTTCCAAGAAAATGTTACAG atgataATTCGTGGCAAGCTGAGGGAAAAATTGACGTGGACTTATTCCATCAG aatcaTCTGATAGTTACAGTCCCTCCATTTCACAATCAGTCAATTACTTCAGCTGTTTCTGTGGGAATATTTGTGATGACAAATGCTGGTAGATCACATGAGGCCCAGCCCTTCACCTACACTCCAGATTCAG TTGATAACTCAATCCAAACTGTAAAAACAGAAGGTACCTCATTGGTGAAAACGTGCATATTTGATGAGCAGATCAAAACCATGTCCTCTGAGCAGACAGAAGGATCTAGTCCCTTGTCTAAACAGGAGGTGACTCCAATGGAAGTGTCCAGCCACGCATCAACAGATGTGTTTAAG CCGTCCTCTGATACCCTCAGCTCTGTACAGCAAAGTCTTGAGCTCACCTCCAGCCCTCTTCCAGTTTCAGAGTCCTTCCAAAGTCCAATGCCCCTCCAGCCTGAAGATGTAGAACTGCCCCAAGCCCCCGCGGTCTTTCCAAGCCTGGATTCCCTGAGCACTATACAAAAACAGGACATTGCCTCCTCGACTGCGCCTTTCCCTGTGTCTGGAGACACCTCTATACCCCCGGTGACTCCAGAGGTGCCTCAGCAGTTCCTCCGTGACCCTCAGGAGAGCCCTGCTCCTGAGACGTCCAACAGCAGTGGGGGAGTGGTGGTGATGGCTCTGCCCCAAATGGCCGCACCCTCCCAGCCTCAGTCACAAGTGTCTATGTTTGTTCAGGACGGTGTGGCGCAGCTAGAGCAGGCAGTTCGGGAGCTCCAGGCTGGAAACAACAGCACCCTGCAGCAAGTTCTGGAGGCAGCTGTGGCTCAGCAGCAGCAACTTAACTCAGTGCTGTACAGCCCTACGCCTTCCGCAGAGTCTTTGCAGCAGCACGTCCAGGAGAATATGAACAGCCTCCGCCTGGGGACCAACGACAGCCCCCTCAGTACGCAGCAACATCTGCACTTACAGCAGCAGCActtccagcagcagcagcaggtgcTGGGCAACATGCAGATACAACAACAGCTCAACATTCAACAGAACCAGAACCAAGTTCTGAATAACATGCAGCTCCAGGATCAGCAGCAGCAAACCCAGATGCTTAGCAACTTACAAAtgcagcaacaacagcagcagcacatgaTGGACAATATtcaaacccaaaacatgcaggtCCAAAGTCAACAACAGAGCCAGTTACTCAACAGTCTCCAgctgcagcaacaacaacagattATGGACAACATACAGCAACACAACCAATCCACAGTCCTAGGAAGCATGCAGAGCCAGCCCAATGTCTTGGGGAACATGCAGAGCCAGCCCACTGTCCTGGGGAGCATGCAGATTCCagatcagcagcagcagagccagatGCTGAGTgacctccagcagcagcaggtgcTGGAGGACCTCCAGCAGCAGCTCCAAGCTGAGCTCTTGCAGCCCCAGGGGCAGCAGCCTGTGTCTCTGCTGCAGCAGGCAGCTGGAGAGCTGCTCACCATCCAGACCAGCTTTCCCTCTCAACCGCCGTCACACAGCTCTCCCCCACAGCAGCTTTTCCAGTCCCCCCGACCACTGGCTGAGACACAGGGTACGCAGCAGCAGGTGCTGCTGCAGAATACCATCAATGCTCTGACAGGAGGCACACTCAACTCTGAGCAGGCTCCTGCTGGCTCTACCTTATACCTCTCTCCCAATGCCCCGCAACAGCAGCAGCCACAGCAGCTTGCATTCATTTCTTCCATGGAGACCTCTTCCAACCAATCTCAGTCGGTTCAAATGTTTCAGTCCCAGGCCCAAAGTCAGATGTCACAGATGCAGCAGCAGAGCACCCCAATGGAGCAGCAGCAGTCTTCACAGCAAGCCACACAGCAGCCCACACAGCTTACACTGGGCCAGCAAACGTCTTTGTTTCAAACTCTTACAAACCACTCCCAGCCGAATGCCGTCCCCCATAGTCAGCTAGCCCAATCTCAGCAGACAGGTCTCCTACTCTGCACCACCAATCCACAAGCCATTACCCCAGCTATTCTTTTCAGCACTCGAGCCCAGGGCCCCGCACCAATAGGTGGCATTGGTGTTGGACTCTCCCAGTCTGATACGGCAGAGCCTATGTCTTTTCAAGATGGAAGCTCAGGCAGCAACTCTGCATCCGGCAGCAGCCAACAGGCAAGTCTGTTCCAAGAACAACAGCCAATGCAGGTGGTCCCAAGCTCTAGCAGTGTCCAGAACAGTCAGCCAGTAGAGCTGTTTCTTCCCTCAGCTTCATTGTCCAACCTGCAAAGTACCCTTAGGTCACAGGAGGTACCTAATCAGGCCACAAACAGTGGGCCAACAATCTTTGTGGTTCAGGGTGGTGTTAGTGTAGTAGGCAACCCTGGCCAACAGCCCCCCGAGCAGCTGTTCCAGACCACTGTCACAGGGAATGTGGCTCCACAGACCCAGACTAACCTGTTTGTGTTTGGCATTCAGAATG ACTCCCAGCTGCTCAGTTCCTCTGGAAGCACATTGCCAGCTCAGAGCCAGGCTCAGACTGCCACACACATGCAGAGCCTGTTAGAGCAGCCCATGGCTCAGGCGCCTCCCTCCAATCCCCCCACCATTCACAGCGGTCTGCAGAACTCTCTACAGAACTCCTTGCAGGCACAGCTTCAGACAGCCATGCAGAACACACCAATAGACTCTAGTATAACCACTCCCATGCAGACAAATATACCCATGCAGACTAACATGCAGAACCCTCTGCAAGCCTCCATATCTGCAACCTCCAATATGGATAAAATAGAAGACCTGTTAGAAAGCTTACAGAAGCAGTGA